The genomic interval TGGACCAACAGAGTCATCGTAATCATAATAATCTGGCAATCCTAAAGCATGGCCTGTTTCATGAATTAAAACATGTGGAGTATACTCAATATCTGTAGCGTTAGGGTCGTAAGGATCAGGGTAATAATAGTTTTCCCACTGCCAGGAATATCCGCCTAAACTAACCCCGTCAACTTTGAAATCTGTATCCTGAAAGGTAGTCATATATCCCCACCAGAAATCAGACCAGCCTTCATGGGGTCCTGCCCAGATTATTGCAAAGTAGTCTATTTTCCCATCTCCGTCATTGTCATACTTTGAAAAGTCAACACCCTGCTCATCATAATACTGGAAAACTTCTTTTATAAAGTTCTCCCTTCCTGTATTATTTTTTTGAATCTGGTCTCTATTGTAAGGTGCCTGATACCATCCTAAAACATCACCTTGAAGGTTAAGTTTTCCATAAGAAGCCCTGTTGTAATAGTTGTGTAAACTTTCATATGGGTATTCATCAGGGTTTCCATTTCCAAAAACCTTATTTCTCACCGTGTCAATGTCTGTGTAATGAGGATAATCCTGAAATTCCACGCATATAATTAAAACATTAACATCTCCTGTGGTTGGCATATTTCTCCAGCCTAAAGGTGGGGTTTTCAGGTTTTTTAATTTATCTGTTTCTCCTTTTGCCTTATACACTGCTTTAAGCAACTTATAGTGAAGATAGGCTCCTGCACCCTCAGGCATTTTGTAATTTCCGTACGATTTTGCCCTTTGAATTCTTTCAGCTAATGTTCCATCTTTTTTGTATTTTTGTATCATTTCTCTTGTTGGCGGTTCAAGTGCCCATAGTGATGGAATAAAAAGAATTGTTGCCAGAAAAAGTGAAAAAACTTTTTTAAGCCTCATTAAAAATCCTCCTTAAATAAATTAAGCTTCTATTTTAAATTATTAGGATATTTGTTCAATAAGAATTTTTATATTTTTGTTAAAATTTATTTATGAGAGTTAAGGGAATAAAAATGGAAGAAATTTTGTCTGTCAGTATTGATAAGTTTTTAGAGGAGAACTTCTTTTTTGATTTTGGGGATCCTGTTGTTGCTGAAAAAACAAACTCAATTATAAATGGATGCAAAAACGAAAGAGAAAAGGCTGTTAAGCTTTTTAATTTTGTTAGAGATGAGATAACTTACACAATGTACACAGGTTTTTTCCCTGAAAAAAACTATAAGGCAAGCGTTATTTTAAAACGAAGAAAGGGTTTTTGCATTCAAAAGGCTATACTCCTTGTTGCAATGTTAAGGTGTGCTGGCATCCCTTCTGCAATTGCTTTTGCTGATATTGTAAATTACAAAATTCCTGAAGATGCACTTGAGTTTCTTGGAACAAATTACTTTTCATACCATGGATTTGTTGTTTTAAATTTAAATGGAAAATGGATTAAAGTAACTCCAACTTTTGATAAAAATACCTGTTTAAAGGCAGGGTATCCTATTCTTGATTTTGATGGGGAGAATGATGTTATTTTCCCTGAATATCTTGAAAATGGGGAAAAGTTTATTGAATACAAAAAACATCACGGAATATACTTTGAAGTGCCGTTTCAGGAAATTATTGAAAGCTGGAAAGAGATTTACGGTGAAGAAAGGCTGAATTTGTGGATAAAAGAATCAGAAAAATTTTAATTTAATTAAAATTGTCATCCTCCAATATAGTAAAATTATAGAAAAGTTATTTTAAAAAATAAGGATGGTTTTATGAGTACAGTTTTAATTATTTTTTGTCTGGTTATTCTTTTTTACCTGATTTTTATCTATAACAAAATTATTTATTTCAAAAACCTTGCAAAGCAGGCTGAGGCTGATATTGATGTTTTTTTAAAGAAAAGGCACGATTTACTTGGGAAATTAATTGATGTTGTTAAGGGGTATTCTGATTTTGAAAAATCAACCCTTAAAAGAATTGTTGAGGTAAGAAACCTTGCATTTAAGCAGAATGTTAAAAATGCTGGAGAGTTAGAGGGAGAAATTAGAGAGGGTATAAAATCCCTGTTTGCCCTCGTTGAAAACTATCCTGATTTAAAGGCAAATGAGAACTATCTTGAATTGCAAAAGGAAATTACAGACATTGAAGAGGATTTGCAAAAGGCAAGAAGGTTTTATAACGGTGTTGTTCAGTCTTACAACACCTTTATTGAGAAGTTTCCAAATATAATTGTTGCAAAGGTTTTTAATTTAAAACCGCTTAAATACTTTGATTTTAAGGAGGCTTAATATGAAGCATCTTTTTTCAGTTTTGCTTTTATGTTTTTTAGCATTATCTCTCTTTGCCTCTGAAGAGATTCTTGATTATCAAAGTGATATTACAATTGGGAGAGATAATACACTTTTAGTTATAGAGAGTATAACGGTAAGGGCAGAGGGGAAAAAGATAAAGAGGGGTATTTACAGAGAGTTTCCCACTGATTATGTGGATAGCATGGGAAGAAGGGTAAAGGTTAGATTTAAGGTTGAGTCTGTTGAGAGAAATGGAGAAAGAATTAATTACTGGGTTGAGAGAAGGGTAAACGGTTACAGGGTTTATATGGGTTCAAAAAATTATTACCTTAAACCAGGGGTTTATACCTTTAGATTAACCTATATTACAGACAGACAGATTGGCTTTTTTAAAGACCACGATGAATTGTACTGGAATGTTACAGGGCAGGGCTGGATTTTCCCTATAAAACAGGTTACTGCTTATGTTTCTTTGCCTGAGGGGTGCAAAACTGATGATTTTTTAAAGTGGACTGCTTATACAGGTTATAGAGGTTCAAGGGAAAAGTCTTTTAAGGCTTATTTTGACACAATGGGAAGGCTTGTTTTTGAAAGCACAAGGCCTTTGTCTTCCAATGAGGGAATGACGATTGTTGTTGCATTTAGAAAGGGGATTGTTCACGAACCTTCAGCTAAAGAAAAGATGATGTTTATTTTAGAGGATAATAAAAATATTTTAGGTGGGTTAATAGGGTTGCTTATAGTTTTGCTTTATTATTTAATTGTATGGTTTTATGTTGGAAGAGACCCTGAAAAAGGGCCAATTGTTCCTCAATTTGAACCACCTGATAATCTCTCCCCGGCACAGGTTTGTTATATAGCACACATGGGTTATTCAATAAAATGTTTACTTGCTGCTTTGGTTAATATGGCAATAAAGGGTGTGTTAAAAATTAAAGAAGAGGATAATATTTTTGCTTTGAAAAGAAAATCCACCGATACTTCAAACCTCTCGCCTGAAGAGTTAAAACTTTTTGGAAGCTGGCTGGCTATAGGTGGCTATTTTAAGTTTAAACAGTCAAACTACGCTGAAATTCAAGACGGAATTAAGGGTTTTAAAAAGATTTTAAAAAACACGCTTGAGGGGACTTATTTTCATTCAA from Thermotomaculum hydrothermale carries:
- a CDS encoding LemA family protein, with the translated sequence MSTVLIIFCLVILFYLIFIYNKIIYFKNLAKQAEADIDVFLKKRHDLLGKLIDVVKGYSDFEKSTLKRIVEVRNLAFKQNVKNAGELEGEIREGIKSLFALVENYPDLKANENYLELQKEITDIEEDLQKARRFYNGVVQSYNTFIEKFPNIIVAKVFNLKPLKYFDFKEA
- a CDS encoding transglutaminase-like domain-containing protein, translating into MEEILSVSIDKFLEENFFFDFGDPVVAEKTNSIINGCKNEREKAVKLFNFVRDEITYTMYTGFFPEKNYKASVILKRRKGFCIQKAILLVAMLRCAGIPSAIAFADIVNYKIPEDALEFLGTNYFSYHGFVVLNLNGKWIKVTPTFDKNTCLKAGYPILDFDGENDVIFPEYLENGEKFIEYKKHHGIYFEVPFQEIIESWKEIYGEERLNLWIKESEKF
- a CDS encoding DUF2207 domain-containing protein, translating into MKHLFSVLLLCFLALSLFASEEILDYQSDITIGRDNTLLVIESITVRAEGKKIKRGIYREFPTDYVDSMGRRVKVRFKVESVERNGERINYWVERRVNGYRVYMGSKNYYLKPGVYTFRLTYITDRQIGFFKDHDELYWNVTGQGWIFPIKQVTAYVSLPEGCKTDDFLKWTAYTGYRGSREKSFKAYFDTMGRLVFESTRPLSSNEGMTIVVAFRKGIVHEPSAKEKMMFILEDNKNILGGLIGLLIVLLYYLIVWFYVGRDPEKGPIVPQFEPPDNLSPAQVCYIAHMGYSIKCLLAALVNMAIKGVLKIKEEDNIFALKRKSTDTSNLSPEELKLFGSWLAIGGYFKFKQSNYAEIQDGIKGFKKILKNTLEGTYFHSNSKFLIPGIILSLFTLFVIAIYSRIPPVAGFILFWLSFWTFGVVAIWSQFISSLKSRTSIVNIIGLGLVSILFTLGEFGGFFMLTKAASVEAGFIVVALAIVNILFFYLIKAPTRYGRRVMDKIEGLKLYLSMAEDDYIKYKLKFTKDVNTFKWFLPYAIALGVEKKWSEKFEGAIDKAALSEHFEGSRFYAGGFFATNFSSTFASSMSSAISSSSSAPDSSSGFSGGGGAGGGGGGGGGGGF